A portion of the Drosophila sechellia strain sech25 chromosome 2R, ASM438219v1, whole genome shotgun sequence genome contains these proteins:
- the LOC6608519 gene encoding chromatin assembly factor 1 subunit B translates to MKCKIPEISWHNRDPVLSVDIQQNGLGLRSPTICRLASGGSDAHVLIWYVNRSDDAEGVDVELAADLSRHQRAVNAVRWSPNGELLASGDDESVVFIWKQKADHEVVNIVDADGCSEQDKEVWLTLKVLRGHREDIYDLSWAPNSQFLVSGSVDNTAMLWDVHSGKSLAILDDHKGYVQGVAWDPCNQYIATMSTDRQMRIFDVNTKRVLHRVSKCALPVKEDHEMHGKSMRLYQDGTLQTFFRRLCFTPDGKLLLTPSGITDYDGVVKPINTSYGFSRHDLSKPAFVLPFPNEYAVAVRCSPVLYRLRPYNAEKNPPIILLPYRMIYAVATKNAVFFYDTQQPVPFAIVSNIHYSRLTDLTWSSDGTVLIVSSTDGYCSLITFEPNELGDCYEDMEAVLSVVLKSSENATVLKKKRQKLRKASLDEVTASRKPLQEKSKPNTIRRASEAGIKELGEPELDAENESSTHSVSSSKTNSPKTNASGEMKPTPIAIRRSPRKNSTAPMPIAIRRAPRKSEDKGNSESSKPKEETEVANTKTAEVQKTEASPVKRKMSPEAVPPAKTSQPALGVIPVMDKVIISSDEKFESPEKKSRPATPIQVRRQPRTPGSSSHFNLTPKSQPAKQATPIAVRRTPRVLIEMPVNSPVVPMEEAMDAWPLEEGITPLPAAKKDSQKPLPETLNTETKPAVIEASEATCERTEDIRLVYEDTQEETPKNPTESGPSTPNNKTPRRVSLRTISTPKSKKKLLE, encoded by the exons ATGAAGTGCAAGATACCCGAGATTTCGTGGCACAACCGCGATCCTGTCCTGAGTGTGGATATACAGCAAAATGGCCTTGGTCTGCGTTCTCCGACGATATGCCGCCTAGCCTCTGGTGGTTCGGATGCCCATGTCCTCATTTGGTATGTGAACCGAAGTGATGACGCTGAGGGCGTGGATGTGGAGCTGGCCGCCGACCTGTCCCGGCATCAGCGTGCTGTCAACGCCGTCCGCTGGTCGCCGAACGGAGAACTGTTGGCATCCGGCGATGACGAGAGTGTTGTCTTTATATGGAAACAGAAGGCCGACCACGAAGTTGTCAACATTGTGGACGCCGATGGCTGCAGTGAACAGGACAAGGAGGTCTGGTTGACCCTCAAGGTACTGCGCGGCCATCGCGAGGATATCTACGATCTCAGCTGGGCGCCGAACTCACAGTTTCTGGTCAGCGGATCCGTGGATAACACAGCGATGCTCTGGGATGTGCACAGTGGCAAATCACTGGCTATTCTAGATGACCACAAGGGCTATGTACAGGGCGTGGCATGGGATCCCTGCAATCAATACATCGCCACCATGAGCACCGACAG ACAAATGCGGATATTTGATGTCAATACCAAGCGAGTGCTGCACCGAGTCAGCAAATGTGCACTCCCAGTAAAAGAGGACCACGAGATGCACGGCAAGAGCATGCGATTGTACCAAGATGGAACCTTGCAGACCTTTTTTCGCCGCTTATGCTTCACACCCGATGGTAAGCTGCTGTTAACGCCGTCAGGAATTACCGACTACGATGGTGTTGTGAAACCCATAAACACCAGCTATGGGTTTAGTCGCCATGATTTGTCCAAACCCGCCTTTGTGCTGCCCTTTCCCAACGAATACGCGGTGGCAGTTCGCTGCTCTCCGGTACTGTACCGTCTGAGACCGTACAATGCGGAGAAGAATCCTCCGATTATTTTGCTGCCGTACCGCATGATCTATGCTGTGGCCACAAAGAACGCTGTGTTCTTCTACGACACCCAGCAGCCGGTGCCGTTTGCCATTGTCTCCAACATCCACTACAGCAGGCTTACGGATTTGACCTGGTCGAGCGACGGCACCGTCCTGATCGTGTCCAGCACCGATGGCTACTGCTCACTGATTACCTTCGAGCCGAACGAGCTGGGCGACTGCTATGAAGATATGGAAGCTGTGCTGAGCGTTGTTCTAAAATCTTCAGAGAATGCAACGGTGTTGAAAAAGAAGAGGCAAAAGCTCCGCAAGGCATCGTTAGATGAAGTGACAGCCTCACGGAAACCACTGCAGGAAAAATCGAAACCGAATACAATTAGAAGGGCTTCCGAAGCGGGTATCAAAGAGCTAGGGGAACCCGAGCTGGATGCTGAAAACGAGTCATCAACGCACAGTGTCAGTTCGAGTAAAACGAACAGTCCCAAAACAAACGCCAGCGGAGAGATGAAACCCACTCCCATCGCCATCAGGCGTTCGCCACGTAAAAATTCGACTGCACCCATGCCGATTGCTATACGTAGAGCTCCGCGTAAGTCGGAGGATAAGGGGAATAGCGAATCGAGCAAGCCCAAAGAAGAAACTGAAGTAGCTAACACAAAAACGGCTGAAGTGCAGAAAACAGAGGCATCACCTGTCAAGCGCAAGATGAGCCCAGAGGCAGTGCCTCCAGCAAAAACATCACAGCCGGCACTTGGAGTTATCCCGGTTATGGACAAGGTGATCATCAGTTCTGATGAAAAGTTCGAGTCGCCTGAGAAGAAGTCCCGACCCGCAACACCAATCCAAGTGCGTCGCCAGCCACGAACTCCTGGCAGCTCCAGCCACTTTAATCTAACGCCGAAAAGCCAACCCGCCAAGCAAGCTACTCCCATTGCAGTGAGGAGAACTCCACGCGTACTCATCGAAATGCCGGTGAACTCGCCTGTGGTTCCAATGGAGGAGGCCATGGATGCCTGGCCCCTCGAGGAGGGCATCACACCCCTGCCAGCGGCAAAAAAGGATTCTCAAAAACCCTTGCCGGAGACTTTAAACACCGAAACGAAACCTGCGGTAATAGAAGCCAGTGAGGCCACCTGCGAGCGAACTGAGGACATTCGTCTGGTCTACGAGGATACGCAAGAGGAAACACCGAAAAATCCGACTGAATCGGGGCCATCCACGCCGAACAACAAGACGCCACGTCGGGTGTCCTTGCGAACCATATCCACGCCCAAATCAAAAAAGAAACTTTTAGAGTAA
- the LOC6608520 gene encoding peptidyl-prolyl cis-trans isomerase-like 3, with protein KCDLWSREYQIVLLSISVIVDEAIAWRNKGCTSTFKMSVTLHTDVGDLKIELFCDACPKACENFLALCASDYYSGCVFIRNIKGFIVQTGDPTNTGKNGQSIWGQKFDDEFKETIKHTDRGMVSMANNGPNANASQFFITYAAQPNLDLKYTLFGRVIDGFDALDELEKLPVNPKNYRPHVDKKINGVTIHANPLAT; from the exons AAGTGTGACCTTTGGTCACGGGAATACCAAATAGTGCTGTTATCGATTTCTGTTATCGTTGACGAAGCGATTGCATGGCGAAACAAGGGCTGCACAAGCACTTTTAAAATG TCTGTAACGCTGCACACCGACGTGGGTGACCTCAAAATAGAGCTCTTTTGCGATGCCTGCCCCAAGGCTTGCGAAAATTTCCTCGCCCTGTGCGCCAGCGACTATTACAGCGGCTGCGTCTTCATCCGGAACATCAAGGGATTTATTGTCCAAACTGGAGATCCTACGAACACCGGAAAGAATGGACAGTCCATTTGGGGCCAGAAGTTCGACGACGAGTTCAAGGAGACCATTAAG CACACTGATCGAGGAATGGTATCCATGGCCAACAACGGACCCAACGCCAATGCCAGCCAGTTCTTCATTACCTACGCCGCCCAGCCAAATCTTGACTTGAAGTACACGCTTTTCGGCCGTGTGATCGATGGATTCGATGCCCTGGACGAACTGGAGAAGCTGCCCGTCAATCCCAAGAACTATCGTCCCCATGTGGACAAGAAGATCAATGGAGTAACCATACATGCCAATCCTTTGGCGACGTGA